The Sulfurimonas hydrogeniphila genome includes a window with the following:
- a CDS encoding murein hydrolase activator EnvC family protein: MRAVLFFLLFICSSAVFGSTAIDKKINKTSSALQSYTKNYSVLNAKMAQTAKAIIKQKTELAKKTRYLKQLEKELSLKESSHSENIQQLKILKKSQEALQKKRQKLEEDLIFVIAKTVSLSVVLEKEYPENEEAIMEFEVLKAMLKASKDKAKLLSRKFFENEKNIDLISLHVSSLEVAIANIDQKRKEVIRRKKENKKALKKLTLAKESYKKELKSLIRRQNALKRTLSKLNLIKIDEIKRAKEEKMRKLAFAKRQNKLGKNLPKVKKHGSSYQAIKTIRYRGRKTIAPLNAYTITKKYGTYTDPIYGIKIFNESISLKPKYPNAKVKTVFNGKVIYAAKTAVLDNIVIVEHKNGLHTIYANLSQIAPNVKKGKKIAKGATIGRVKDELVFEVTQKTNHINPIRLFQ, translated from the coding sequence ATGAGAGCTGTATTATTTTTTTTACTCTTTATATGCAGCAGTGCTGTATTCGGATCAACAGCAATAGATAAAAAAATAAACAAAACAAGTTCTGCGCTGCAGTCTTATACGAAGAACTATTCTGTACTTAATGCGAAAATGGCACAGACGGCCAAAGCTATCATCAAACAAAAAACAGAGTTGGCAAAAAAAACGCGTTATCTCAAACAGTTGGAAAAAGAACTCTCTCTCAAAGAGAGCAGTCACAGTGAGAATATACAACAGTTGAAAATTTTAAAAAAATCCCAGGAAGCACTTCAAAAAAAACGACAAAAACTCGAAGAGGATCTGATTTTTGTTATAGCCAAAACTGTCTCTTTATCAGTTGTTCTGGAAAAAGAGTATCCTGAAAACGAAGAAGCCATCATGGAGTTTGAAGTTTTAAAAGCTATGCTGAAAGCTTCAAAAGACAAAGCAAAACTTTTAAGCAGAAAATTTTTTGAAAATGAAAAAAATATAGATTTAATCAGTTTACATGTAAGTTCACTCGAAGTGGCAATCGCAAATATAGATCAAAAAAGAAAAGAAGTAATCCGAAGAAAAAAAGAGAACAAAAAAGCGTTAAAAAAACTGACTTTGGCAAAAGAGTCCTACAAAAAAGAGTTAAAAAGTCTTATCAGAAGGCAAAATGCTTTAAAAAGGACTCTTTCTAAGCTTAATCTTATAAAAATAGATGAAATTAAAAGAGCAAAAGAAGAAAAGATGAGAAAACTGGCTTTTGCAAAACGTCAGAACAAACTTGGAAAGAACCTGCCAAAAGTAAAAAAACATGGCAGCAGTTATCAGGCAATAAAGACAATCAGGTACAGAGGACGAAAAACGATTGCTCCGCTTAATGCGTATACAATTACAAAAAAATACGGTACCTATACAGATCCTATTTACGGTATAAAGATATTTAATGAGTCTATCTCTTTGAAACCAAAATATCCTAATGCAAAAGTAAAAACTGTTTTCAACGGTAAAGTGATTTATGCGGCAAAGACAGCGGTTTTAGACAATATTGTGATTGTCGAACACAAAAACGGACTCCATACGATTTATGCAAATCTTTCACAGATAGCACCAAATGTCAAAAAAGGGAAAAAGATTGCCAAAGGTGCAACAATCGGCAGGGTTAAAGATGAACTTGTTTTTGAAGTCACACAAAAAACAAATCATATTAATCCGATACGTTTATTTCAATAG
- the thrC gene encoding threonine synthase: MNFIQTRGVDKKKPQTVTFSEAILSPIASFGGLYVPQNLPALGEEFLQKHLNSSYKELAADMLDRFEIDIAKEVIDEALSLYDKFDDASNPVPVVKVKENLYISELYHGPTRAFKDMALQPFGVVLSSIAQRLNENYLILAATSGDTGPAALETFKNKANVKVACLYPDGGTSDVQRLQMVTEDAPNLKVIGINGVFDDAQSALKRLLASQSFKNALQKKDMKLSAANSVNFGRIIFQIIYHIHSYLELVRQNAVTMGEKVYLNVPSGNFGNALGGYYAWKMGLPVEKIIISSNENNVLTRLIRDGKYDLRNCEVIGTTSPAMDILKSSNVERVLFDLFGEDRTKELMQNLEENNFYELTADELTKLRECFDADFCTGEEGKKYIKETFEKYNYLMDPHTATCMKSYETCSKPEIKTIAYSTAEWTKFSPVIANALTGEIDMKDIDALESISRVANFEIPKMIQELFTKPIVQKTVIEKEEIEEEILKFL; the protein is encoded by the coding sequence ATGAACTTTATTCAAACACGCGGCGTAGATAAGAAAAAGCCGCAAACGGTTACCTTTTCGGAAGCAATATTGAGTCCTATAGCATCTTTTGGCGGTTTATATGTCCCGCAAAATCTTCCTGCTCTCGGAGAAGAATTTTTACAAAAGCATTTGAACTCTTCTTATAAAGAACTTGCAGCAGATATGTTGGATCGTTTTGAAATAGATATAGCAAAAGAAGTGATTGATGAGGCACTGAGTCTGTATGACAAATTTGATGATGCATCCAATCCTGTCCCTGTTGTAAAAGTCAAAGAAAACCTCTATATCAGTGAACTGTATCACGGGCCTACTCGCGCATTTAAAGATATGGCACTGCAACCCTTTGGTGTAGTTCTTTCTTCTATCGCACAGAGATTAAATGAAAATTATTTGATTTTGGCTGCAACAAGCGGAGATACCGGTCCTGCGGCACTTGAAACTTTTAAAAACAAAGCAAATGTAAAAGTTGCATGTCTCTACCCGGATGGCGGAACAAGTGATGTGCAGCGTCTGCAGATGGTGACAGAAGATGCACCAAACCTAAAAGTCATCGGGATAAACGGTGTTTTTGATGATGCACAAAGCGCTTTAAAACGTTTACTGGCTTCACAAAGTTTCAAGAATGCATTGCAAAAAAAAGATATGAAACTCTCAGCAGCAAATTCAGTCAATTTTGGACGTATAATATTTCAGATTATTTATCATATTCACTCTTATCTGGAGCTGGTTCGTCAAAATGCAGTCACAATGGGTGAAAAAGTGTATCTGAACGTCCCAAGCGGGAACTTTGGAAATGCTCTTGGGGGATATTATGCCTGGAAAATGGGTCTGCCTGTTGAAAAAATCATTATTTCATCGAATGAAAACAATGTGCTTACGCGTCTGATTCGTGACGGGAAATATGATTTGAGAAATTGTGAAGTTATCGGTACGACATCACCTGCTATGGATATTTTAAAGTCATCAAATGTTGAAAGAGTTTTGTTCGATCTGTTTGGAGAAGACAGAACAAAAGAGTTAATGCAAAATCTTGAAGAAAATAATTTCTATGAATTGACAGCGGATGAACTTACAAAGCTTCGTGAGTGTTTTGATGCTGATTTTTGTACAGGAGAAGAGGGTAAAAAATACATCAAAGAGACTTTTGAAAAATATAACTATTTGATGGATCCGCATACGGCTACATGTATGAAATCCTATGAAACATGTTCAAAACCTGAGATTAAGACTATTGCCTATTCGACAGCTGAGTGGACGAAATTTTCTCCGGTAATTGCAAATGCACTGACAGGAGAGATTGATATGAAAGATATTGATGCGTTAGAATCAATATCGAGAGTGGCAAATTTTGAAATTCCAAAGATGATACAAGAGTTGTTTACAAAACCGATAGTGCAAAAAACAGTGATAGAAAAAGAGGAAATAGAAGAAGAGATACTTAAATTTTTATAA
- a CDS encoding pyrroline-5-carboxylate reductase, with translation MKTITFIGNGNMALSIAKGLKNSYKIEVVGRDRKKLDSFEEKLGLHVKKSLLDNFNIEDKNILLCVKPANVEEVSKKLQGRAEILYSVLAGTGIQKLKDHFNTSAVVRAMPNLAASVGKSMTTLTGDTAYKEEAQTLFNSIGSTRWLANEKEIDIATALAGSGPAYLALIAESLSDGAVKQGLKREDAMAIMRGLFDGFGELIQEIHPALLKDGVMSPGGTTAAGYAALEKGNVRNACIQAIEEAYKKAVKL, from the coding sequence ATGAAAACAATTACATTTATCGGAAATGGCAATATGGCACTCAGCATTGCCAAAGGTTTAAAAAACAGTTACAAAATAGAAGTAGTTGGAAGAGACCGTAAAAAGTTAGACAGTTTTGAAGAAAAACTCGGTTTACATGTAAAGAAATCTCTTCTTGATAATTTTAATATTGAAGATAAAAATATTCTCCTGTGTGTAAAGCCGGCAAATGTAGAAGAAGTGTCAAAAAAACTGCAAGGCAGAGCAGAGATACTCTATTCGGTTTTGGCAGGAACAGGCATTCAAAAACTCAAAGATCATTTTAACACATCTGCAGTTGTAAGAGCTATGCCAAACCTTGCGGCGAGTGTTGGAAAATCCATGACAACACTTACAGGAGATACCGCCTATAAAGAAGAAGCACAAACGCTTTTTAATTCTATCGGATCAACAAGATGGCTGGCAAACGAGAAAGAAATAGACATAGCAACAGCTCTTGCCGGCAGCGGTCCTGCTTATCTTGCACTTATTGCAGAATCTTTAAGCGACGGAGCAGTCAAACAGGGACTCAAACGCGAAGATGCCATGGCTATTATGCGTGGTTTGTTTGACGGTTTTGGAGAGCTTATCCAGGAAATACACCCTGCACTGCTTAAAGATGGTGTCATGAGCCCGGGAGGAACAACAGCAGCAGGATATGCTGCACTCGAAAAAGGAAATGTTCGCAATGCCTGCATCCAAGCAATAGAAGAAGCCTATAAAAAAGCAGTGAAGCTGTAA
- a CDS encoding glutamate-5-semialdehyde dehydrogenase, which yields MEQFLKEAKTASRVFNSLSGRDKNKILHEMANALRANTMDLIEANAIDMLEGEKNKLSSALMDRLFLDEERIESMAKAVEEIAALKEPVGRVLDGWLTEDGLKIEKVSIPIGVIGIIYESRPNVTSDTAALCFKSSNVCVLKGGKEAERSNKAIAKVLKAVLENHDLPTSLISLIPDSSREGVAKLIKMDKYVDLIIPRGGAGLIKFVSENATVSVVKHDKGQCHTYIDKDANIESAVKIALNAKVQRPGVCNAMETLLVDKTIAKEVLPLLKEAFDNANTQLKGCVQTQEIISVAEATDADYDTEYLANILNLKVVEGVNGAIEHIVRFGSGHSEAIVTENITTAEKFLNNIDAAAVYVNASTRFTDGGAFGFGAEVGISTNKLHARGPMGIEGLTTYKYKIYGSGQIR from the coding sequence ATGGAACAATTTTTAAAAGAAGCAAAGACTGCGAGTAGAGTATTTAACAGTTTGAGCGGACGTGATAAAAACAAAATACTACATGAAATGGCAAATGCTTTACGTGCCAATACTATGGATCTTATAGAAGCAAATGCTATTGATATGCTTGAAGGTGAGAAGAACAAATTAAGTTCTGCATTGATGGACAGACTTTTTTTGGACGAGGAGAGAATAGAGTCCATGGCAAAGGCTGTAGAAGAGATAGCTGCACTCAAAGAACCGGTAGGACGCGTACTTGACGGGTGGTTGACTGAAGATGGGCTGAAAATAGAAAAAGTGAGTATTCCTATTGGGGTTATCGGTATTATTTATGAATCACGCCCTAATGTTACGAGTGATACAGCTGCTCTTTGTTTTAAGAGCTCAAATGTTTGTGTCCTTAAAGGCGGCAAAGAAGCAGAACGCTCAAACAAAGCAATCGCAAAAGTTTTAAAAGCAGTCTTGGAAAATCATGATTTGCCGACATCTCTTATATCTTTGATTCCGGACAGTTCCCGTGAAGGTGTGGCCAAACTTATCAAAATGGATAAATATGTAGATCTGATTATTCCTCGCGGAGGAGCAGGGCTTATAAAATTTGTCAGTGAAAATGCAACGGTAAGTGTTGTCAAACATGACAAAGGGCAGTGTCATACCTATATAGACAAGGACGCAAATATTGAGAGCGCTGTAAAAATTGCATTGAATGCAAAAGTACAACGACCGGGTGTCTGTAATGCTATGGAGACACTGTTGGTAGACAAAACAATAGCAAAAGAGGTACTTCCTCTTTTAAAAGAGGCGTTTGACAATGCAAATACACAATTAAAGGGCTGTGTGCAAACTCAGGAAATAATCAGTGTTGCAGAGGCGACAGATGCCGATTATGATACTGAGTATTTGGCAAATATTTTAAATTTGAAGGTTGTTGAGGGTGTCAACGGGGCGATTGAGCATATAGTACGTTTCGGCTCAGGACACTCGGAAGCTATTGTTACTGAAAATATCACTACAGCAGAAAAATTTTTAAACAACATTGATGCAGCGGCAGTTTATGTCAATGCCTCTACCCGTTTTACAGACGGAGGCGCTTTTGGCTTTGGTGCAGAAGTGGGAATCAGTACAAACAAACTCCATGCAAGAGGGCCTATGGGAATAGAAGGGTTGACAACGTATAAATATAAAATTTACGGAAGCGGGCAGATAAGATGA
- a CDS encoding Crp/Fnr family transcriptional regulator, with the protein MMLTIDELKSIVFFENLNEKELKLLLSITRKRSFSQGEILFYEKDKAQHLTMVLEGVVKIYKIDPKNNEIILHRFRPKSMVAEMAVFEGIPYPASAAFESDGSVLEIDFEKFKEYFLGNQDISLALFKSLTQKIKHLDNVIALNVVLDSTARVAKYICENDEALKMKNNQLAQYLHMTPETLSRILKKFTKLGFVKKEASSYKITNKEALTILFE; encoded by the coding sequence ATGATGTTGACAATTGACGAATTAAAAAGTATTGTTTTTTTTGAAAATCTCAATGAAAAAGAGTTGAAACTGTTACTTTCAATCACAAGAAAGAGAAGTTTTTCTCAAGGTGAAATTCTTTTTTATGAAAAAGACAAAGCACAGCATCTTACGATGGTGCTTGAAGGTGTTGTGAAAATTTATAAAATAGATCCAAAAAACAATGAAATTATTCTGCATCGGTTTAGACCAAAAAGCATGGTGGCCGAAATGGCGGTTTTTGAAGGTATTCCTTATCCTGCTTCTGCTGCTTTTGAAAGTGACGGGAGTGTTTTAGAGATAGACTTTGAAAAATTCAAAGAGTATTTTCTTGGAAATCAAGATATCTCTTTGGCTCTTTTTAAATCACTGACCCAAAAAATCAAGCATCTTGACAATGTGATAGCCTTGAATGTTGTTCTGGACTCAACGGCAAGAGTTGCAAAATATATTTGTGAAAATGACGAGGCACTGAAGATGAAAAACAATCAGCTTGCACAATATCTGCACATGACTCCCGAGACACTCTCGAGAATACTGAAGAAATTTACAAAGTTAGGGTTTGTAAAAAAAGAGGCAAGTTCATACAAAATTACAAACAAAGAGGCATTAACCATCCTTTTTGAGTGA
- a CDS encoding metal-sulfur cluster assembly factor, translating into MYTKDELFQAISTVIDPEVGFNLVEMGLIYDASCDEEGNAKVVMTLSTKACPMHQMILQWVKEAVEKLPNVKSADVEVVWEPQWNISMADENVKKALGAA; encoded by the coding sequence ATGTATACAAAAGATGAATTATTTCAGGCAATTTCAACGGTTATAGATCCGGAAGTAGGTTTTAATCTTGTGGAAATGGGTCTTATCTATGATGCCAGTTGTGATGAAGAGGGGAATGCTAAAGTAGTCATGACGCTTTCAACAAAGGCCTGTCCTATGCATCAGATGATTTTGCAATGGGTAAAAGAAGCAGTAGAAAAACTGCCAAATGTAAAAAGTGCTGATGTAGAAGTTGTCTGGGAACCGCAGTGGAATATTTCCATGGCTGATGAAAATGTCAAAAAAGCACTGGGTGCTGCCTGA
- a CDS encoding siroheme decarboxylase subunit alpha translates to MKQEILSRIQKKFPLVQKPFEVIADELGMREDEVLEILQAEKKANIIRQTSAIFDTKRLGYKSSLVAFKIPEEKINSAVKIINAHPGVSHNYERNHDFNIWFTMAVAPDSVLGLEKTIQTLASLAEADDYIVLPTLKLFKINVKLNTTGKDEKKEEVKKVVHKDIELTPLHHKIIQRVQYDIDFVSEPFADIINDLDIDYETFFNTLQELQKAGVMRRFASILNHRKAGFNANAMVVWDIDETLGDAIGAKAAAFSAVSHCYLRPKYKNWPYNLFTMVHGKTTQETNAMIAEMAQEIESKDYMPLYSSKEFKKVRIEYFTPKFAEWEKKHATVA, encoded by the coding sequence ATGAAACAAGAGATACTTTCAAGAATACAGAAAAAGTTTCCGTTGGTACAAAAACCTTTTGAGGTGATTGCTGATGAGTTGGGTATGCGAGAAGATGAAGTTTTAGAGATATTGCAAGCAGAAAAAAAAGCAAATATCATACGTCAGACTTCCGCCATATTTGACACAAAACGCCTGGGGTACAAATCATCTCTGGTTGCGTTTAAAATTCCCGAAGAAAAAATCAACAGTGCCGTAAAGATTATCAATGCCCATCCCGGTGTTTCGCATAACTACGAAAGAAACCATGATTTTAACATCTGGTTTACCATGGCAGTTGCACCTGATTCTGTTTTGGGTTTAGAAAAAACAATACAAACGCTTGCCAGCCTTGCAGAGGCAGATGATTATATTGTTCTGCCTACCCTGAAGCTTTTTAAGATCAATGTCAAACTCAATACGACAGGAAAAGACGAAAAAAAAGAAGAGGTAAAAAAGGTTGTCCATAAAGATATAGAACTGACACCTTTACACCATAAAATTATTCAGAGAGTACAGTATGACATTGACTTTGTCAGCGAACCGTTTGCTGATATCATCAATGATCTTGATATAGACTACGAAACCTTTTTCAATACCCTGCAGGAGTTGCAGAAAGCCGGTGTCATGAGACGGTTTGCTTCCATTTTAAACCACAGAAAAGCAGGTTTTAATGCAAATGCCATGGTTGTCTGGGATATTGATGAAACACTCGGCGATGCCATAGGTGCAAAGGCAGCGGCTTTTTCTGCCGTAAGTCACTGCTACCTGCGTCCAAAATACAAAAACTGGCCCTATAATCTCTTTACAATGGTCCACGGAAAAACGACCCAAGAGACAAATGCCATGATTGCGGAGATGGCACAGGAGATAGAATCAAAAGACTACATGCCTCTGTACTCATCAAAAGAGTTTAAAAAGGTAAGAATTGAGTATTTCACACCCAAATTTGCCGAATGGGAAAAAAAACATGCTACAGTTGCATAA
- a CDS encoding precorrin-2 dehydrogenase/sirohydrochlorin ferrochelatase family protein: protein MAYFPAFLKLDGKKILIVGGGNVAYEKLEHLLDFTKDIYIIANEFSQEMLQRIQEENLVYEKRKYRKGDIREFAVVVVAVDSIALQAEIFEESKQYNCLCNAVDSVAYCDFIFPSYVKKEDLIIAISTSGASPAMAKHLRKYLQKMIPGGISKFLQEMKKLRKSLPKGKERMKMLDEKAKKYIENWSQ, encoded by the coding sequence ATGGCTTATTTTCCGGCATTTTTAAAATTAGACGGTAAAAAAATTCTTATAGTAGGTGGCGGAAATGTTGCGTATGAAAAGTTGGAACATCTTCTTGATTTTACAAAAGACATATATATCATTGCAAATGAATTTTCACAAGAGATGCTGCAACGTATACAGGAAGAAAATCTTGTGTATGAAAAGCGTAAGTACAGAAAAGGTGATATACGGGAGTTTGCTGTTGTAGTGGTTGCTGTGGACAGTATTGCACTGCAGGCGGAGATATTTGAGGAGTCCAAGCAGTACAATTGTTTGTGTAATGCTGTGGACTCAGTGGCCTATTGTGATTTTATTTTTCCTTCGTATGTAAAAAAAGAGGATCTGATTATTGCAATATCAACTTCAGGTGCTTCTCCTGCAATGGCAAAACATTTAAGAAAGTATCTGCAAAAGATGATTCCAGGTGGAATTTCGAAGTTTTTGCAGGAGATGAAAAAACTGCGTAAAAGTTTGCCCAAAGGAAAAGAGAGAATGAAAATGCTTGATGAAAAAGCAAAAAAATATATAGAAAATTGGAGTCAGTAA
- a CDS encoding cytochrome-c peroxidase has product MLRLTFLAIFIIVVWIELLPYIIPNKPKEIYSDEKLREIALSRGMSPIPKEYSGFLKLLDSKENPITKEKVALGKSLYFDKILSQDTSVSCASCHMLGENPHNKKQFLDDLTHPQAKTDCMVCHIKDQSGSDRLATAIGTEGKTSPNHLNTPTILNSALAKYRMWDGSATTSKSAIAPMIHGKYTMNLSTQEVEERVKKNNAYKQKFDKVFEDGVTFENVCKALDVYQKTLLTRSAYDRFLEGDDSAMSEEAKRGFRNFIQLGCKGCHTGITVGGQTIQKFPTRNYNHIIDVTGIFSTEFIGRDVAAFDFNIKPYSRYPFENKGGFLGKNNEQLFRVPVLRNVTKTSPYFHNGAVFDLREAVRIMGKYQLSMELTEIQIDEIVAFLKSLEGDVVEYKELQ; this is encoded by the coding sequence ATGCTACGTTTGACTTTCCTGGCAATTTTTATTATTGTTGTATGGATAGAACTGCTCCCTTATATAATCCCAAACAAACCAAAAGAAATTTACAGTGATGAGAAACTTCGGGAAATTGCCTTAAGCAGAGGTATGTCTCCTATACCAAAAGAGTATAGCGGCTTTTTAAAACTGCTTGATTCCAAAGAGAACCCGATAACAAAAGAGAAAGTTGCCTTGGGCAAAAGTTTGTATTTTGACAAAATACTTTCTCAGGACACATCAGTCAGTTGTGCTTCTTGTCATATGTTGGGTGAAAATCCGCACAATAAAAAGCAGTTTTTAGATGACCTGACTCATCCGCAGGCCAAAACTGACTGTATGGTATGCCATATAAAAGATCAAAGCGGCAGTGACAGACTTGCAACTGCTATTGGTACAGAAGGAAAAACCTCTCCCAATCATTTAAATACCCCTACAATCCTAAATTCTGCTTTGGCAAAATACAGAATGTGGGACGGGTCTGCAACAACTTCAAAATCTGCTATTGCTCCGATGATACATGGCAAATATACAATGAATTTATCAACGCAAGAGGTCGAAGAAAGAGTCAAAAAAAACAATGCATATAAACAAAAGTTTGACAAAGTTTTTGAAGACGGAGTGACTTTTGAAAATGTGTGTAAGGCTTTGGATGTATATCAGAAAACGCTGCTTACCCGAAGTGCCTATGACAGATTTTTAGAGGGTGATGACTCTGCTATGAGTGAGGAGGCAAAAAGAGGTTTCAGAAATTTCATTCAGCTTGGATGTAAGGGATGCCATACCGGTATAACGGTCGGAGGACAGACAATTCAAAAGTTTCCGACACGCAATTATAATCATATCATAGATGTAACGGGAATTTTCAGCACAGAGTTTATCGGTCGTGATGTAGCTGCTTTTGATTTCAATATCAAACCCTACAGCAGATATCCATTTGAAAATAAAGGCGGCTTTTTGGGAAAAAATAATGAACAGCTTTTTCGGGTACCTGTTTTAAGAAATGTAACGAAAACATCTCCCTATTTTCATAACGGAGCCGTATTTGATTTACGGGAAGCTGTCCGTATTATGGGGAAATATCAGTTAAGCATGGAGTTAACAGAGATACAGATAGATGAAATCGTAGCATTTTTAAAGTCACTTGAAGGTGATGTTGTCGAGTATAAGGAACTGCAATGA
- a CDS encoding multiheme c-type cytochrome, translating to MKILYINLDILFMFVSGILLMNYFSLQWSYFRVIEFLHIFGSVVLTLFFVLPFLYKHIYESMIIMKHKSKSGLAFAFVFVFLLVSGTYLFLIGNRGGDIYGIISYYIHLYGSFVLLFFFALHLRKFFAVKKMTAVLPLLLIFFPNYAYSSSEKLTNIIFTDGAKHHHSIDWTNSVTCKACHPAVFQQWADSNHRHLADSNPYYMVLENLAEMDRGKEFRQWCMGCHNPSTVSMHQERTTHFMQDNIMPEPLFTKGSKNLINEFEKHPNRLEQGVSCIACHRITDAKPTGNSSYSLNLTKRKKYLYEDAHSDMKVWITQKLINAKPKVHKQEYMKPLYKKSEYCASCHNEFLPHSGKKVVSTYEQWKKSPYNNPKKPKEHKECIDCHMTYLKNGKFSPLEGRSTLGGKHKKDIKVHYFAGGNHFLAGLKNKENESQSIQLLKTSAKLDVKLDKGVLSVGVKNVGAGHKLPTGAADFRELWLDITVKDKSGKIVFSSGKLNKEGEIQKGSVIFNKVFGDKEGKPVGLFFWRYEKLLKDTRIPAGKRVVEKFSLQKELQYPLHVNIKLNFRIYPKWVTNIVKAAYPQLPDPPVITIADLEKDFD from the coding sequence ATGAAAATTTTATATATAAACCTTGATATTCTCTTTATGTTTGTCAGTGGAATTTTGCTGATGAACTATTTTTCGCTGCAATGGTCCTATTTTCGAGTGATAGAATTTCTTCACATTTTTGGTTCTGTAGTCCTTACACTGTTTTTTGTGCTTCCTTTTTTATATAAGCATATTTATGAGAGTATGATAATTATGAAACACAAAAGCAAAAGCGGATTGGCATTTGCTTTTGTGTTTGTGTTTTTGCTCGTCAGCGGAACGTACCTGTTCTTGATAGGCAACAGAGGCGGTGATATCTATGGTATTATCTCATACTATATACATCTTTATGGCTCTTTTGTCTTGCTGTTCTTTTTTGCACTGCATCTGAGAAAGTTTTTTGCAGTAAAAAAAATGACAGCTGTTCTTCCTCTCTTGCTGATATTCTTCCCAAACTATGCCTATTCAAGTTCAGAGAAACTGACAAATATCATCTTTACAGACGGTGCAAAACATCACCACAGCATAGACTGGACAAACTCCGTTACATGTAAGGCCTGCCATCCGGCTGTCTTTCAACAATGGGCGGATTCAAACCACAGGCATCTTGCCGATTCCAATCCATACTATATGGTGCTTGAAAATTTAGCCGAAATGGACAGAGGCAAAGAGTTCAGACAATGGTGTATGGGTTGCCACAATCCGAGTACCGTGAGTATGCATCAGGAAAGAACTACACATTTTATGCAAGACAATATTATGCCGGAACCGCTTTTTACCAAGGGATCAAAAAATCTGATAAATGAATTTGAAAAACATCCAAACAGACTTGAACAGGGTGTCTCCTGTATTGCATGCCACCGTATAACAGATGCAAAGCCGACGGGAAACAGTTCCTACAGTCTTAATCTTACAAAAAGAAAAAAATATCTGTATGAAGATGCACATTCAGATATGAAAGTCTGGATCACGCAGAAGCTTATCAATGCAAAGCCAAAGGTTCATAAACAGGAGTATATGAAACCTTTATACAAAAAAAGCGAGTATTGTGCTTCTTGTCATAATGAGTTTCTGCCGCATAGCGGGAAAAAAGTTGTCTCAACGTACGAACAGTGGAAAAAATCACCCTACAACAATCCGAAGAAGCCAAAGGAGCACAAAGAGTGTATCGACTGCCATATGACCTATTTGAAAAACGGAAAATTCTCTCCGCTTGAAGGCAGGTCAACTCTCGGGGGAAAACATAAAAAGGATATCAAAGTACACTATTTTGCAGGCGGAAACCATTTTCTTGCCGGCTTGAAAAACAAAGAGAATGAGTCACAGTCCATACAGCTTTTAAAAACATCGGCAAAACTGGATGTGAAACTTGACAAAGGGGTTTTGTCTGTAGGTGTAAAAAATGTGGGGGCTGGACACAAACTCCCGACAGGCGCGGCAGATTTTCGGGAACTCTGGCTTGATATAACAGTAAAAGACAAAAGCGGAAAAATTGTTTTTAGCAGCGGAAAACTGAATAAAGAGGGAGAGATTCAAAAAGGTTCTGTCATTTTCAACAAAGTATTTGGAGACAAAGAGGGCAAACCGGTAGGATTGTTTTTTTGGCGATATGAAAAACTGCTCAAAGATACAAGAATCCCTGCAGGCAAACGGGTTGTAGAAAAATTTTCATTGCAAAAAGAGCTGCAGTATCCTTTACATGTAAACATAAAGCTTAACTTTAGAATTTATCCGAAATGGGTGACAAATATTGTCAAAGCGGCATACCCGCAACTTCCGGATCCGCCGGTAATTACAATAGCAGATCTGGAAAAAGATTTTGATTAG
- a CDS encoding thioredoxin family protein: MIRLLVLLCFFFMEGESFILENSYSNAHQKAVQENKILMVYLTKKHSAACNKELFKIINSKKVSSLIEKYAVFVIVYQKQKESFPIEMLYTVQYPTLFFLDENELFRCKALRGHMKPSDIARCLKQK; encoded by the coding sequence TTGATTAGACTTCTTGTATTGCTTTGTTTCTTTTTCATGGAGGGAGAATCATTTATACTTGAAAACTCTTACAGCAATGCCCATCAAAAAGCTGTTCAGGAAAATAAAATACTGATGGTCTATCTGACAAAAAAACACTCTGCTGCTTGCAATAAAGAGCTTTTTAAAATTATCAACAGCAAAAAAGTTTCATCGCTTATTGAAAAATATGCAGTTTTTGTTATAGTCTATCAAAAACAAAAAGAGAGTTTTCCTATAGAAATGCTCTATACTGTGCAATATCCAACGCTCTTTTTTCTTGACGAAAATGAGCTCTTTCGCTGCAAGGCATTGCGAGGACATATGAAACCCAGTGATATAGCCAGGTGTTTAAAGCAAAAGTAG